One genomic region from Arthrobacter sp. FB24 encodes:
- a CDS encoding sugar ABC transporter ATP-binding protein, with protein MNTADNVVEMRSISKGFNGVSVLKDVSFDVRKGEVHALAGGNGAGKSTLMKILQGVYQADAGEILIGGKPVAINSIQDAKSAGIGMVFQEFSLVPSLTVAQNIFLAAEPLGAGGLIDDRASERRAKEIFAEMEVKVDPRAEVSRLGTAYWQLTEIAKALSQNAQVLIMDEPTASLARHESEALFELIDRLKQRGISIIYISHRMDEVYRLADRITILRDGRRLLTEPLTGVTPEQIVEGIVGKKIEGQLAYRERDQVAHDSAPLLEVRGLNAGPRVRDISFSLRPGEILGLAGLMGSGRTELARALFGIDRRDSGEIFIRGERINLTSPQQAITAGVALIPEDRRAQGLVLEHSVQDNLLLPLLGQIQRGPFLDGARGKELSSSLIKRFAVKVAHPHRPVRLLSGGNQQKVVIAKWLGTDPDILILDEPTAGVDIGTKSEILDMIRELASAGKAVIVISSEYPELLAVSDRVLVLKDGSIIRDIPRSEIADEEYLQLAVQGV; from the coding sequence ATGAACACCGCAGACAATGTCGTCGAGATGCGCTCGATTTCCAAGGGCTTCAACGGGGTTTCAGTCCTGAAGGATGTCAGCTTCGACGTCCGGAAGGGCGAGGTCCACGCCCTCGCAGGAGGCAACGGGGCCGGGAAGTCCACCCTTATGAAAATCCTCCAAGGCGTCTATCAGGCAGACGCTGGCGAGATCCTCATTGGAGGCAAACCGGTCGCCATCAACTCGATTCAGGACGCGAAGTCCGCCGGCATCGGGATGGTTTTCCAGGAATTCAGCCTCGTCCCGAGCCTGACTGTCGCTCAGAACATCTTCCTTGCTGCTGAGCCGCTCGGGGCGGGCGGACTCATCGACGACCGCGCCTCGGAGCGGCGGGCCAAGGAGATCTTCGCCGAGATGGAGGTAAAGGTCGACCCCCGTGCCGAAGTCTCCCGGCTCGGCACGGCCTACTGGCAGTTGACCGAGATCGCCAAGGCACTCTCGCAAAACGCCCAGGTGCTCATCATGGACGAACCCACCGCCAGCCTTGCCCGGCACGAGTCCGAAGCGCTCTTCGAACTGATCGACCGTCTCAAACAGCGCGGCATCTCAATCATCTACATCTCCCACCGCATGGACGAGGTATACCGTCTGGCCGACCGGATCACCATCCTGCGCGACGGTCGTCGACTCCTCACCGAGCCGCTGACCGGCGTGACACCCGAACAGATCGTGGAAGGCATCGTCGGCAAGAAGATCGAGGGCCAACTTGCCTACCGCGAGCGGGACCAGGTGGCTCATGACAGCGCCCCGCTGCTGGAGGTCCGGGGGCTGAACGCCGGGCCGCGGGTAAGGGACATCTCCTTCTCGCTTCGACCCGGTGAGATTCTGGGCTTGGCCGGTCTTATGGGTAGCGGTCGCACAGAACTGGCCCGCGCACTCTTCGGCATCGACCGGCGGGACAGCGGTGAGATCTTCATCCGGGGGGAGCGAATCAATCTGACCTCGCCGCAGCAGGCCATCACTGCGGGTGTCGCCCTCATCCCGGAGGACCGCAGGGCCCAAGGTCTCGTCTTGGAGCACTCAGTCCAAGACAACCTGCTGCTGCCGCTGCTTGGCCAGATCCAGCGAGGACCCTTTCTTGACGGTGCCAGGGGCAAGGAGTTGTCCTCTTCGCTGATCAAGAGGTTCGCAGTAAAAGTCGCTCACCCCCACCGACCGGTGCGGCTGCTCTCGGGCGGCAACCAGCAGAAAGTGGTCATCGCCAAGTGGCTGGGCACTGATCCGGACATCCTGATTCTGGACGAGCCAACGGCTGGCGTTGACATCGGCACCAAGAGCGAAATTTTGGACATGATCCGCGAGTTGGCAAGCGCCGGCAAAGCCGTCATCGTCATCTCTTCCGAGTACCCCGAACTACTCGCGGTCAGCGACCGCGTCCTCGTCCTTAAGGACGGCTCCATT
- a CDS encoding substrate-binding domain-containing protein: MMIRRLPIVALAAALSLSVASCSSSATGTSNAPDAGVSEKAQQALDKIKGQVLSKGPNGETPSPSSVADLTPAEIEKVKALNAKAAIVMHYGGNDWATAQTNGLKSEFEKLGIKVIATTDANFKPDKQVSDIETVMTQDPDVIVSIPTDPVATASAYKKVAAAGTKLVFMDNIPQGLTAGKDYVSVVSADNYGNGVVSAHQMAKAIGGKGKIGLVFHQADFFVTKQRYQGFKETITKEYPDIKIVEEKGIAGPDFAGDAQAAANAMLSKYADLSGIWAVWDVPAEGVMAAARAAGRQDLKIATEDLGKNVAIALAKDQLIVGLGAQVPFDQGVTEARLAAGALIGKEAPAYVALSALPVDHSNVLEAWKQVYHEDAPKDIQESYKK, translated from the coding sequence ATGATGATCCGCAGGCTTCCCATTGTGGCTTTGGCCGCAGCCCTGTCCCTTTCCGTCGCTTCCTGCAGCAGTTCGGCAACGGGTACCTCAAACGCTCCCGATGCAGGGGTGTCCGAGAAGGCCCAGCAGGCCCTTGACAAGATCAAGGGACAGGTCCTGAGCAAGGGCCCCAACGGCGAGACGCCCTCCCCGTCATCTGTTGCGGATCTGACTCCCGCCGAGATCGAGAAGGTCAAGGCACTCAACGCCAAGGCCGCAATCGTGATGCACTACGGCGGCAACGACTGGGCGACCGCCCAAACTAACGGGCTGAAGAGCGAATTCGAAAAGCTCGGTATCAAGGTAATCGCCACAACCGATGCGAACTTCAAGCCGGACAAGCAGGTTTCGGACATCGAGACTGTCATGACGCAGGACCCGGATGTCATCGTCTCCATCCCCACGGACCCCGTGGCAACGGCCTCCGCCTACAAGAAAGTCGCGGCCGCCGGAACCAAGCTCGTCTTCATGGACAACATTCCCCAAGGGCTGACTGCCGGCAAGGACTACGTCTCTGTCGTCTCCGCCGACAATTACGGCAACGGCGTCGTTTCCGCCCACCAAATGGCCAAGGCCATCGGTGGCAAGGGAAAGATCGGACTCGTCTTCCACCAGGCCGACTTCTTCGTGACCAAGCAGCGCTATCAGGGATTCAAGGAAACGATCACCAAGGAGTACCCCGACATCAAGATCGTCGAGGAAAAGGGCATCGCCGGGCCGGACTTCGCAGGAGACGCCCAGGCCGCTGCGAACGCCATGCTGAGCAAATACGCCGACCTGTCGGGCATCTGGGCGGTCTGGGACGTCCCCGCAGAAGGTGTCATGGCAGCAGCCCGTGCTGCGGGCCGACAGGATTTGAAGATCGCCACTGAGGACCTTGGCAAGAACGTCGCCATCGCCTTGGCCAAAGACCAACTCATCGTCGGCCTCGGGGCCCAGGTTCCGTTCGACCAGGGCGTTACGGAGGCCCGGCTGGCCGCAGGAGCGCTCATCGGGAAAGAAGCGCCGGCATATGTGGCGCTGAGTGCACTCCCCGTTGACCATTCCAACGTCCTCGAAGCCTGGAAGCAGGTTTACCACGAGGACGCTCCCAAGGACATTCAAGAGTCCTACAAAAAGTAG
- a CDS encoding LacI family DNA-binding transcriptional regulator: MRGTAIPREANERLPDTSLRRKPTINDVAQIAGVSFGTVSRVLNNAPDVSASTRERVLQIVKDIGYRRNRAATALVTSRSTSIGILSDGSPRFGPVGTLMALENIARKKGYATTVISVEKPYEESVQAALDTLDDTGVGGIIVIAPLVDMAAAVWNASCRVPVEMIAAGASSTPNVFTYSENQELGARLATQHLIDLGHTDIAHFAGSMDWFDGRVRKRGWEAALRDAGLAPGLCIEGDWSPKWAYETGLQLVREGRIPQAIFAASDHTALGLIRAFAENGVRVPDDVSVVGFDDIEGSDFFLPPLTTVRQDFTALALMSTEVLLGAMEGRDVDRTPITPTLVVRNSSTRATPTARHKKTPEAPPNKA, translated from the coding sequence GTGAGAGGAACAGCGATCCCCCGCGAGGCGAATGAGCGGCTTCCGGACACTTCCTTGCGGCGGAAGCCGACTATCAACGATGTGGCGCAAATCGCCGGTGTCTCATTCGGGACTGTTTCGCGAGTCCTGAACAACGCGCCGGACGTCAGTGCTTCGACTCGCGAGCGAGTTCTGCAGATCGTTAAAGACATCGGGTACCGGCGGAATCGGGCCGCGACCGCGCTGGTCACCAGCCGGTCAACGTCCATCGGCATCCTCTCGGACGGCTCGCCACGATTCGGCCCTGTCGGGACGCTCATGGCCCTTGAGAACATTGCGCGTAAGAAGGGCTACGCCACAACCGTCATCAGTGTCGAAAAACCCTATGAAGAGTCCGTGCAAGCCGCCCTCGACACCCTGGACGATACCGGTGTCGGGGGGATCATAGTCATCGCACCTCTCGTTGATATGGCTGCAGCTGTGTGGAACGCCTCATGCCGTGTACCGGTGGAGATGATTGCGGCCGGAGCATCATCAACTCCAAACGTCTTCACATACTCAGAAAATCAGGAGCTCGGAGCGAGGCTGGCCACGCAGCACCTCATTGACCTGGGCCACACCGATATCGCCCACTTCGCCGGCTCTATGGACTGGTTCGACGGACGCGTACGCAAGCGCGGCTGGGAGGCCGCGCTTCGTGATGCCGGACTTGCGCCAGGCCTGTGCATCGAGGGCGACTGGAGCCCCAAATGGGCTTACGAGACCGGCCTCCAGCTCGTCCGGGAGGGAAGGATCCCTCAGGCGATCTTCGCAGCTAGCGACCATACCGCCCTTGGGCTTATTCGCGCTTTCGCAGAAAATGGCGTCCGTGTCCCGGATGATGTCAGTGTCGTCGGATTCGACGATATCGAAGGGTCAGACTTCTTCCTGCCACCCCTGACCACTGTGCGCCAGGACTTTACCGCGCTGGCACTCATGAGCACGGAGGTGCTTCTCGGTGCCATGGAGGGCCGGGACGTCGACCGTACGCCGATCACGCCGACGCTCGTGGTACGCAACAGTTCCACTCGGGCCACGCCCACAGCGCGTCACAAAAAGACACCTGAAGCGCCTCCAAACAAAGCTTGA
- a CDS encoding sugar ABC transporter substrate-binding protein — protein sequence MQRTKTGTRRSSRLAAAALCASILTVATLGLAGCKSGAAAAADEEAKATGKGLVIGWSQRGISGSDWWKTLVEGGQAEASKVGARLELLDANGDTVRQNADVQTLITKGVDVVVMNPNDPIGVGPSVQALKDAGIPVVTVNSSLDKSLVPDMFCYVAEDQEHTGSLAGEVAAQKALEKYGDSGQIKLVGIGGFPGDVLSDLRFNGFMAGWNRVMEKHPGVTTVKLETKYGEWKPDKALAPIRDVATANPDLKVIYSMSDVMHGGIVQGLQQAGLWGDGIIMASYDGGMGAIKEMVDDPKGPLQADASNQPWDQGVAAVRMALAAFNGDQSQCPDKTNYIDTTVITPVEAPEYYVPSDTYVRAKN from the coding sequence ATGCAAAGAACCAAAACTGGAACCCGTCGGAGCAGTAGGCTGGCCGCGGCGGCCCTTTGCGCTTCAATCCTGACTGTCGCAACGCTCGGACTCGCTGGCTGCAAGAGTGGGGCGGCCGCCGCCGCCGATGAGGAGGCGAAGGCAACAGGCAAGGGACTGGTCATCGGCTGGAGCCAGCGAGGCATCAGCGGCAGCGACTGGTGGAAGACCCTTGTCGAGGGCGGTCAGGCCGAGGCAAGCAAGGTCGGGGCGCGACTCGAGTTGCTTGATGCTAATGGTGACACCGTGCGGCAGAACGCTGACGTGCAGACCCTCATCACCAAGGGCGTGGACGTCGTCGTCATGAACCCGAACGACCCGATCGGCGTCGGCCCCTCAGTTCAAGCGCTTAAGGATGCAGGCATACCTGTCGTCACCGTCAACTCAAGTCTGGATAAGTCGCTGGTCCCAGACATGTTCTGCTACGTTGCGGAGGACCAGGAACATACCGGTTCACTCGCCGGGGAAGTCGCTGCCCAGAAGGCGCTCGAGAAGTACGGCGACAGCGGCCAGATCAAGCTTGTCGGTATCGGAGGCTTCCCGGGTGACGTGCTGAGCGACCTGCGGTTTAACGGCTTTATGGCTGGCTGGAACCGCGTGATGGAAAAGCACCCGGGCGTCACCACGGTGAAGCTCGAAACGAAGTACGGGGAGTGGAAGCCGGACAAGGCGCTCGCCCCGATCCGGGACGTTGCCACCGCCAACCCGGACCTCAAGGTCATTTACAGCATGAGCGACGTCATGCACGGCGGCATTGTCCAGGGGCTTCAGCAGGCCGGGCTCTGGGGCGACGGGATCATCATGGCCAGCTACGACGGCGGCATGGGAGCCATTAAGGAAATGGTGGACGACCCCAAGGGTCCGTTGCAGGCCGACGCGTCCAACCAGCCGTGGGACCAGGGAGTTGCCGCCGTGCGGATGGCACTTGCCGCCTTCAATGGCGACCAGTCCCAGTGCCCGGACAAGACGAACTACATCGACACGACGGTGATCACGCCCGTCGAGGCGCCAGAGTACTACGTCCCCTCGGACACCTACGTCCGCGCAAAAAACTGA
- a CDS encoding sugar ABC transporter ATP-binding protein: MMLAHNPVSPSTAAAETARDTHDGASELRLDGVTKSYPGVQALKGVSFSVARGSIHALAGQNGAGKSTLVKILSGAESPDSGSIRLGGEFQRFRDPMDAQRAGIHTIYQELSLVPSLSVAENIFLGQLPRRAGASVDWQRMQAEARTALDRVGFHLDVRRPVGSYSTAEQQAVELAKALHKDARVLLLDEPTSTLPLPDVERLFTVLRSLSEQGVTLLYISHRMDELFSLCDAVTVLRDGVNAADLKTASSKPADVVTAMVGKSLEGSIADAALRGERSPSLGAGPRENVILSARDLSEQGHVDRVSFELREGEVLGISGLIGSGQSELAGLIAGARRRTSGEIRVDGKAVDFRAPRDAIRRGIGLLPQDRKAAGFIPDMGVAGNITLASLPQFSRLSVIQSRRERSVAGEMVARLGMKVSGVHQPLKTLSGGTQQKAILARWLVRQSRILVCDEPTRGVDVGAKEDMYELIREFAQAGGTVVVASSEITEAMMCDRVLVMARGKVVAELDHDDIDPSGNAILERFA; this comes from the coding sequence ATGATGCTCGCCCATAACCCGGTCTCGCCTTCCACCGCAGCGGCGGAGACGGCACGAGACACCCACGACGGCGCTTCGGAGCTGCGGCTCGATGGCGTCACCAAGTCCTATCCTGGCGTCCAGGCGCTGAAGGGAGTCAGCTTCAGCGTCGCCCGTGGATCCATTCATGCACTTGCCGGGCAGAACGGCGCAGGCAAGTCGACACTCGTCAAGATTCTCTCCGGAGCGGAGTCCCCGGACAGCGGAAGCATACGCCTTGGCGGCGAGTTTCAGCGCTTCCGTGATCCGATGGACGCCCAGCGCGCCGGGATCCACACCATTTACCAGGAACTATCGCTCGTGCCGTCCCTTTCGGTGGCGGAGAATATCTTCCTTGGCCAGCTGCCTCGACGGGCGGGGGCCTCCGTCGACTGGCAGCGCATGCAGGCCGAAGCCCGGACCGCGCTGGACCGCGTAGGTTTCCATCTCGATGTCCGCCGCCCCGTGGGAAGTTACTCCACAGCGGAACAACAGGCCGTGGAGTTGGCCAAGGCCCTGCACAAGGACGCCCGGGTCCTGCTCCTGGATGAACCCACCTCCACCTTGCCCTTGCCCGATGTCGAGCGGCTGTTCACCGTCCTCCGCTCCCTTTCGGAACAAGGCGTGACGCTGCTATACATTTCGCACCGCATGGATGAGCTGTTTTCGCTCTGTGACGCCGTCACCGTGCTGCGCGATGGCGTGAACGCCGCCGACCTGAAAACGGCAAGTTCCAAGCCCGCCGACGTCGTCACGGCAATGGTCGGAAAGAGCCTTGAAGGCTCCATTGCCGATGCGGCCCTCCGCGGGGAACGCTCGCCCAGCCTGGGGGCCGGTCCCCGGGAGAATGTCATTCTCTCTGCCCGCGACCTCTCCGAGCAGGGGCATGTGGACAGGGTGTCGTTCGAGCTGCGTGAAGGCGAAGTGCTCGGCATCTCCGGGCTCATCGGCAGCGGCCAGTCAGAACTGGCCGGCCTCATCGCCGGTGCGAGAAGGCGGACCTCCGGCGAGATCCGCGTCGATGGGAAAGCGGTGGACTTCCGTGCCCCCCGCGACGCGATCCGCCGGGGGATCGGACTGCTGCCGCAGGACCGCAAGGCAGCGGGCTTCATCCCGGACATGGGTGTTGCAGGCAACATCACGCTCGCCAGCCTGCCGCAATTCAGCAGGCTGAGCGTGATCCAGTCCCGGCGGGAGCGCAGTGTGGCCGGGGAGATGGTGGCCCGGCTCGGCATGAAGGTATCCGGGGTGCACCAACCGCTCAAAACGCTGAGCGGGGGAACCCAGCAGAAGGCCATCCTGGCCCGCTGGCTTGTCCGCCAGTCGCGCATCCTCGTGTGCGACGAACCAACCCGCGGCGTGGACGTCGGGGCGAAGGAGGACATGTACGAGCTCATCCGCGAGTTCGCCCAGGCGGGAGGAACCGTCGTGGTGGCGAGCTCGGAGATTACGGAGGCGATGATGTGCGATCGCGTCCTCGTGATGGCGCGCGGCAAAGTCGTCGCCGAACTCGATCACGACGACATCGACCCCTCCGGCAACGCCATTCTCGAGCGCTTCGCCTGA